Genomic window (Thermodesulfovibrionales bacterium):
GGTTAATAGGCACGAGAACAGACCAGGCATTCGCCATATCGGATAACCCCATGGTAACGACCTTCTTGATCACCCTCTGCTCTATCGAGGTGAATGATCTACCCTCTGATTTGACATGGAGCGCACCTTTACCCCCGAAGAAGAAATCCACAAAGGCGAATACAAGCGGTGCCTCGAGAACGAGGAGTGAGTATCCCTTGAGAGGCTCCATCTTGAAGATGTTGATGCTTGAGGGGAAGGGAATGGTCTTCATGAATTCGCCGAACTTTATGATCTCCACATTGTGGATAGCGACTTCAACATACCTCATGATGAGAGACGACACCGAATTTCTGAAAAACCGTGCAAACCGTTCGTTCGCAATCTCGAGACCCGGCATCCTTCCACGCACGATCCTTTCCTGGCTCGTCAGGTCGTAGGCCCTGGTACCCGATAGTATCTTTTCCTTGGCGCTCTCGGTGTCTATCTCACCCGACTGTACGCCCCTCAGTAGGGCATCGACTTCATCCTGTGAAAGAATGTCGCTCATTGCATCACAAATTCAGTGAAGTAGAGGTTCTTAAATACATCCTTGCCTACTGCCTGATTTGCCCTGAGAAGAAGTTCATCCTTCAGCTGAAATTTGCCCTCGGGACTTGAGACTGCCTCAGAAGACTTGCTGCTCACGAGGGTGATGATTGCGTCCCGCATTTGGGGGACCTTGTCGGCAACCATCGGCTGGTACGAGACATTACTTAGTTCGAACTGCATCGAGACCTTGAGGAATCTCCCCTGCTCTGCAAGATTCAGGACAAAGGGGTCAAGGGAGACGAGGGCAGTCTTGGCATCCTTCTCTTCTGCCTTGTGTCCATCTCCTGACTTGGTCTTTGCGATGACCTGGGTATATGTTATGAAGCCTGCTGCAAGGACAAGGACAACTGCGCCTGCAATAAGGAAGAGCATCTTCTTGCTCTTCGCAGGCGCCTTTTCTTTCGTCTCTTCAGGATTAACTTCCCCCTTTTCGTCAGCCATATGACATCCTCCTTTTTCATGCCGGGATGAAGCCCGTCACTGCGGGAATATTCAAATAGTATGCCTGCAATAACATGTTGAAATATAAGGTGATTTGTTTTATCATTTCCGTCAAAAGAATGACTATGGTGATGTTTTGTTGGCCTTCAGATCAAGGTGCCGATAGAGGCCTATTCCGCGGGATTCAGCTTTTCTATGGGAGGGACAGGGGGGACTGTTCCAGGCTCTGGCAGGGGCTCGTCACTCTCCCACACTTCATGATATTCAGGGACGACGATACCCCTTTTCACCATAATGGCAGAGATGAGACTTGAGCGGTTAAGCACATACCGCTGGTTGCCGGTGGGGTTATATTTCCTGGGGTTCGGAAGAACGGCGGCAAGCCTGGCTGCTTCTTCCGGGGAGAGTTGAGAAGAGGATTTTCCGTAGTAGTGTCGTGACGCGGCTTCAATCCCAAAGATGCCGTCACCCCATTCTATGACATTCAGATAGAGTTCGAGGATCCTTTTCTTGGAGAGGGCTCTCTCCATCCTCCAGGTGATAATCGCTTCAGCAATTTTGCGAACAGGATTCTTTGAAGGGGAAAGGTAGAGGTTCTTTGCGAGCTGCTGGCTTATCGTACTGCCGCCGAGTTTGAATTTCTTTGCCTTGATATCCCTTTCCATCGCCTTCTGGATCGCCTCATAATCAAAGCCTTCGTGCTTCCAGAACTTGTCATCCTCTGCAATGAGAACCGCCTTCACGACATAGGGAGAGACCTTCGAGAGGGGCACCCAGACTTGGGTGATCCTGTATGGCTTACCCTTTCCCCTTGACTCTCTCTCTCGGTATTCCATGAAAGAGGTCTTTCCGGGATTTTCTTTCTTCATCCGCGAGATATCAGGCATAAGAAGGAAATAGAGGACGGCGAGAGAGAGGGTTACGAGTAAGACCAGGGAACAGAGCCCTTTAAGAGGCCTCATCCTGGATATACCGGTCGGTTTCGGAAAATATACACGAAATTGTCAGACCGTTATCTCTTCATCACGAACGCTGCAAAGACTCATTCGAGGGAGTGAATAAAGCCTCTCAGTTTACCCCTGTCTTCTTCTGACATGTCGAGAAACTCTATGCCTATGTCTTACCGTTGAGGGTCTGTCCCGGATATCAAGAGGCATGAGGCAACCCTGCCCTGAAATCTCACGAGGTCACCTCCGGGAAGGGATTTTTCATCGATAACTTTCTTTCGATTTCAACTTCGCTCGTTGTCTCAATAAGCATGCCACCAAGACTGATCTGCTTTGCCCTGTATGCTTCATATACCTGATGACAGGTAAACAGTCCTAGGCCACGATTTCTGTGCCGATCCCTTTCCTGGTAAAGATCTCAAGGAGGAGGCAATGCGGAACCCTGCCGTCGACGATGTGAGTTTTGTTGACACCGCCATCGAGGGCTCTAATGCATGCCTGGACCTTCGGAACCATCCCGCCTGAGACCGTCCCGTCATCAATATATTTTTTCACGCTCTTTTTTAGAACCGTGGAGATCACCGTGTCTCTTTTGTCCTTAATCCCGGTGACATCCGTCAGGAGAATCAACTTCTCCGCCTTTAACGATGATGCGACGGCAGACGCAACATAATCGGCATTGATATTAAAGGCCTCACCATTGTTCCCAACGCCTATGGGCGAAATGACCGGTATAAAACCGTCCCTCTGAAGGGAACAGAGAATTGTGGGATCGACGGCCTCAACCTCGCCCACGAGGCCGATATCGATGATCTCTTCTCGTCCTCTTTCCGCAGCCTTCCTTATGAGCTTCTTCTTCGCTCGTATGAGCCCTCCGTCTTTGCCACTCAGTCCTACCGCCTTGCCGCCGTGATTATTGATCAGCGCGACGATCTCCTTATTAATAAGACCGCCAAGCACCATCTCGACAATGTCCATCGTCTCCCTGTCCGTCACCCGCTGTCCCTGGACAAAGGTCGGCTCCTTCCCCATCTTCTTCATCGTCTGACTGATCCTTGGCCCGCCGCCGTGAACGATCACCGGCCTTATCCCGATATAGCTCAGGAGTACCACGTCCTGGGCAAAGGAATTCTTGAGCCCTTCTTCAATCTGCGCAGCCCCGCCGTACTTGATGACGAGGGTCTTGCCGTAAAAGTTCTGAATAAACGGCAACGCCTCAATGAGGACATTTGCCTTCTCGACCAATTTTTCCATCTCCTATCCCCCCTCCAAACAGGGGATGCAGACAATCCTCCCGTCTTTCACCCTTGCCTTCGGTTCCGCCAC
Coding sequences:
- the fliM gene encoding flagellar motor switch protein FliM, translated to MSDILSQDEVDALLRGVQSGEIDTESAKEKILSGTRAYDLTSQERIVRGRMPGLEIANERFARFFRNSVSSLIMRYVEVAIHNVEIIKFGEFMKTIPFPSSINIFKMEPLKGYSLLVLEAPLVFAFVDFFFGGKGALHVKSEGRSFTSIEQRVIKKVVTMGLSDMANAWSVLVPINPEQAGSEMNPQFVTIVTPSEIVIKVQINIEVENFTGKLFFCVPYSLIEPIKEKLYSGIQNEKFETDQRWVARLKEILLGSQVEVTAELGSTELTLEELMKLEVGSVVCLDKCVSDNLPLRVEEIEKFSCVPGNSRGNQAVKITKIH
- a CDS encoding flagellar basal body-associated FliL family protein; translation: MADEKGEVNPEETKEKAPAKSKKMLFLIAGAVVLVLAAGFITYTQVIAKTKSGDGHKAEEKDAKTALVSLDPFVLNLAEQGRFLKVSMQFELSNVSYQPMVADKVPQMRDAIITLVSSKSSEAVSSPEGKFQLKDELLLRANQAVGKDVFKNLYFTEFVMQ
- the mtgA gene encoding monofunctional biosynthetic peptidoglycan transglycosylase, yielding MRPLKGLCSLVLLVTLSLAVLYFLLMPDISRMKKENPGKTSFMEYRERESRGKGKPYRITQVWVPLSKVSPYVVKAVLIAEDDKFWKHEGFDYEAIQKAMERDIKAKKFKLGGSTISQQLAKNLYLSPSKNPVRKIAEAIITWRMERALSKKRILELYLNVIEWGDGIFGIEAASRHYYGKSSSQLSPEEAARLAAVLPNPRKYNPTGNQRYVLNRSSLISAIMVKRGIVVPEYHEVWESDEPLPEPGTVPPVPPIEKLNPAE
- the argB gene encoding acetylglutamate kinase; amino-acid sequence: MEKLVEKANVLIEALPFIQNFYGKTLVIKYGGAAQIEEGLKNSFAQDVVLLSYIGIRPVIVHGGGPRISQTMKKMGKEPTFVQGQRVTDRETMDIVEMVLGGLINKEIVALINNHGGKAVGLSGKDGGLIRAKKKLIRKAAERGREEIIDIGLVGEVEAVDPTILCSLQRDGFIPVISPIGVGNNGEAFNINADYVASAVASSLKAEKLILLTDVTGIKDKRDTVISTVLKKSVKKYIDDGTVSGGMVPKVQACIRALDGGVNKTHIVDGRVPHCLLLEIFTRKGIGTEIVA